TGTCGGACCTTACCGCCTCCGTCCCGAGCCCTCTGAGATCCAACACATGGACGAACAGGTCGTGCCTAGACATATCGGCATCCAACGTGAGGGTACCGGGAGTAAGGGTTATCAGATTGGCAAGAAAGACCAGGGAGGACTTATCCGGCACGTCGGAGTTCACCCTTATTATCCCGGAATGAAGATCTACCTTAGGGGCAAGGGCTAGGAGGGATACTTCCCAGGTAGCTTTCAGAAGATCCCACAGAAAACATGGAACAAAGCAGAGAAAAGCCATAAGTCGAGCGAAGCCGATACGGGGACTTTCGAGGCGTCCACCTTCGTGACGAGGAGAAAAGGTCCGCCATACCAGACGAAACACAGCCGTGCTTACCGCTATACCCACCGCGAGGAAACCAAAATCCAGACGACCGGTCAACGATATCCAAAGGACCATCAGAGAACACCAGAGGGCTCCAGCCTTGAAGAACGACACGGCAAACCACCTCCCCTTTCGGGATAAGTCTAACAAAGACCGAGCGCCATAAAAAGCCTCTCTGTACAAAACTCCAACCTGTTTCGTACGAACCGTCTCGGAGGGCACGTCCTTGTGCCCCCTCGGCTTGGAGCGACGTCCTATCGCCCCAATTCGTACTACACGACGGCAGATTCGGAAATACGGGCTCGAATGGGTTTCGTCGGCACGACCTTTCCGGCGATTTGAGCTTTCAGATGTATCCTAAAAAAACACGTTTGACTCTCTGAACTGGGACCACCCTTTCAGAACTGCCTCCCAGGCGTCTTCCTCGGAAGAACAATTCCCCGATGCCAGCGACCTGTAGAGCTCCACCATACATCGTTTGACCTGAGGTCCCTCTCCGACCAGATCTACGATGCTTGAGCCATCCGGAACGATTTTCCTCTCAAAGGACCGGGCAACGTGATCGATGGCTTCGTCGAGCCTTGAACGCCCGTCTCTCCATCTTCCTACGTCGGCACCGCATCCCTGCGCCCAGGCAGAGGAAAGCTCGAACAACTTCAAGACAACGTCGTCGCCGTAATCGAGAATCATCTCACCCATGTCTCTCAAAGACGAATCGGGGTCGACGGAACGAAAACGGGCCAATCTCTCCGCCTCCCTGCGGATCGATCTGGCTACACCCCAGGAGATCCATCTCTTCGAGGAAGGGTCCCGATCATCCCGGGAGAGCCCCGCCAAGACCGCCAGAGACATCTCCAGAGGTAGGACCTTACCTCTGGACTCGGCCAGCACGGAGAAAACCGACAAAGCCAGACCGTGATCCAGAGAAGGGATCAAAAGCCGTACAAGTCCGACATCCATCATGGTCGAGAGATACGTAACAGGACGAACCAGACCGGCGACCATCTCCTTACCCACCCTTGGACGAGAGAGGGCCTCTAACCTCTCCGGCCTGGTGGCGACGAAATTCCTGATCGCCTTCAATGAATCCACAGAGGGGGTCATACCCAGAGAGGAAGCTAAACGACACATCCTCAAAGCCCTTATTGGGTCCTCCTCCAGACGTTCGGACGAATCTCCGACGAAACGGAGGACCTGAGACTTGAGATCCTCCATGCCGTCGAAGGGATCCACCAGGGTTCCCTCCTCCGTCAATGCCATGGCGTTGACTGTAAAATCCCTGACCGAAAGATCGTTTTCTATAGAGCCCCCTCGAAGAGGGCAGACCTCCATAACGAATTCGTCACAGGACGTAATGCAGACCTGCATCCCCTCGGGTCCTACCACCGTCCCGCCGCATAGAGCGGCGATCTCCTCCATGGGGAGATCAACCACCAGATCCAGATCGCCTGGGGCCAGGCCTAAGGCGGCATCCCTTACCGCTCCACCGACGAGCCAGACCGACAGACCCCTTCCCCCGAAGGGACCGAAAAAACGGGAGCTATCTTCCATGACAGCACCTCCCCTCATAGACAATGTTAGTTTAAACGACACAAAAAAAACAGGACCCGACCGTTAAGTCGAGCCCTGTGTTATCCTCGGGGACTTCTACCGCCTGAGCGGTCTGGTCCCCTCGGGCGTCTTGATGAGTATAGCCCATGGGATTTCGTTACCTCTGGCCTCAACGAACTTGCCCTCGGGCATACGCCAGTAAGGTACACCTGAAATGGAAACGAGTTTGGCGTCCATCGCGACATCCCTCCCTTTCTTCTTGGATTTTTCCCTTTTCCATACCGGTCCGTCGAGGGGGAGGAGACGAACCGCAAAGGGGACAGGAGCAAAAAAAAAAGCCACTCCAACTTAGAACAAGGAGTGACTTGGATAATCTGGCTCCCCGGGCAGGACTCGAACCTGCGACCTAGTGGTTAACAGCCACCCGCTCTGCCAGCTGAGCTACCGAGGAATAGAATATTTCCGTGCTTCCTGAACAGAGGGATTATACCATATACAAGCCAGAAAGCAACAGCAAGATCAAAATCCTCAGGATCATTCGGTGACCACCATCCCTATATTCCTCTCGCCGCTGGTGAACACGGAGAAAGGCCCTCTGTAGATCCTGATGGCTTTATGAGGTCCAACCTCGTAGGGAGTTTCGTCGAACCATTCCTGACGGAAGAGGTTGTTCTGATACCCCTCGAAAACGGGCATATAGAGAACCCCGTCCACCTCCAGATCGGAGAAAAAATGGGTGCCGTAGGAGAGTTCCGGCATATAGCCCATCTTGGGGATCCCGACCTCCACCATACAACAACAGTTGGACAGCTCGTTGTACTGCACCGGAACACCCAAAAGGGGATTGCTCGATCCTATCCTTCCGGGGGCCACGAAGATGAACCTCTCTCCCTTGAGCCTGTCGTTAACAGCTCCCACCGCCCTGGCTATATCGTTAAAATCTCTGGCAGCCCCATACACAGCATGATCCACGTAGACCAGGCTGGGGATGTGTCTGAAAGAACCGTTGGTGACCATCCGGTCCGCCTTGAGGATTATACGTTCCCTGTCAATTGATTCCAGCGCCTCGGAGGAAACTCCGCTTCCGGCCCAAAGAGGCCTGGCCTGTATCAGCTCCAGATGTTCCTCTCTAGGCTCGTAGGCAAACTCTATGTCCGCCGGGACCCCCATGGCCTCCTCCAACACAGACAAAGTTCTTCTCATCCTCTCGAAGAACTTCCTGTGTCTCTTGGGAAAGTCCTCGAAGGTGAAGCATACTCGACTGACGCTTCTGTCCCCCGAAGGGCTCGCGTTGGGAGAGGTGAAATAACCTCCTCCCTCGTCTCCCCTGTACAGCTGTGCATACTGGCACATCTCCTCCCTGTACCAAGGAAAAACGTCGTCCCACACGTCGTTTACGTTCAGGGTAGCCAACGTATCGGGTCTCTCTCTGGAGGCTCCTTCGAAAAGCCTTCGGGATATGGCCTGGAATCTCTCCTGAGAATGCCTGAGAATGGTGTAGGAATCCTGTCCCTCCGGTCTAAGAAACGGGTTGGTGAGAGAGCAGGTCCTGGCGTATTCCCTCTTGGTACTCATGGTCCCGAGGCCGAAGACGAAGCGGACGACACCGTCCTCCATTGCGACCCGGCTCGTCCATCTACGGTAATTTCTGGAGAAGCCGACACCGCCTATGGTCGGGTAATAGAGGTCTCCCCTCCATCTGCCGGAAACTCGCATCACTATTATCCCCATGGAGTCGTCGCCGATTCCGTGTCTGGACCTGTAGGCCAGTGCCTTGGGGAAGTATATCCTAGAATATACCCTTCGGATCTCCCTACAAACCGCCCTGGTCCTGTCGTCCAGGATCCCAAAGTTTCCCAGAAAATCGCTCAGATATTTTCCGGCGAATGAATACTTTAGAGAGTCCTCCTGTATGCTGCTGCTCCTCACGACCACGGGATCGGTCATGTCGGACAGAAAAACCCTCACCTTCTCTACGACCACCTCCGACAGAGGGTGTTTTAAAAACGCGCCCTCGATACGATCCGGCGTTCCGTTGGATATGAGCTCGTCCCTTTCGGGCAGGGATTCTATGAAATCATCGAAGACATCGCTTCCGAGAAAAAGGGCTCTCGGCATAGTCACCGACATGAGATCGGGTTCTCCAGTGTTCCTGAGGGCCCTTATTCCGTACAACAAAGACCTACCCTTTCCACCGATGGACCGATCTCCGATAATCATCGATCTAAACTCGTCATCGTGCTTGGGATCCCAGGAAAAATAACGCTCTACGCGACTCTCTCTCTCCGTCATCCTACTATCCCCCTTGATAAAATCAGGACATATCGAAGACTACGCCAACCTCGTCCTCTCCGTCCAGATAGACGTCGAAGACTCCCTCGTATACTCGAACGGCAGGGTGGCCCCCCGATTCGAAGGGCCTTCCCTCAAACCAACCGCGGCTGAAAAGATTCTCGTGCTCTCCCTCTATTACCGGCAGATAAAGCACCTCGTCGACGTCCAGATCCAGAAAAAAATGGGTCCCATAGGACAGCTCCGGTATCATACCCCTTTTCGGAATGCCTACCTCGACCATACAGCCGCAGTTCGATATCTCGCTGTAGTCGACCGGAACTCCCAAGGTAGGGTTGGTGCTTCCCCACCGGCCGGGTCCGACCAGGATATATCTCTCTCCTTCCAGTTCCCGGTTCACCACCCCTACCGCCCTGGCGACCTCGGCGAAATCGCCGGACTCTCCGTAAAGGTCGGGATCCACGTATACCAGGCGACGGATTCCCTTCTTGACGTGGTTGGTGACCATCCTGTTGCCTTTGAGCACTATCCTCTCCTCCGGAACGTCGTCGGGGATATCCACATGACCGAACTCCATGTAAGAGGCCAAAGGTCTCAGCTGCACCAAAGTCAACAGATCTTCCTCCGACTCGTAGACCGCCTCGACGTCTACAGGAAAGCCCATCGCCCCCTCGAAAAAGGCCAACATCCTCCTGGTCCTGTCGAAAAAACCGTGACATCTTCGGGGCAGATCGGTAAAGGAGAAACAGGGCATAGGCATCCTGAGGTTGGAGCGATCGGTACGAAGCCAATAAAGCATGCCGTCGTCGTACCACTCCACAAAGGCCGGCGCCATCTTGTGATATCTCTCTATCTGCGAAAGTCCATCGATCAAAGAGCTGGTCATGAAAAGCCCTTGATTCATATCGACGTAATCGAAGTCCTTCTGGGCATAAAGATAGATCTGTTCGGCGTTGCCTCCCTCGGGCCTAAGCTGCGGATTTGTCAGATAGAAGGTCCTCGCGAAGGAACGACCCACCGTATGGGTTCCCATGCCGAAGCAGAGCCTTATGACCCCGTCGTTCTTATCTATCCTCGGAGAGGGTCTACGAAAAACGCAGGAAAAAGCCGTGATGGCCATCTCGGGGTAAAACAGATCTCCCCTTCTCTTTCCCTGTAGGGGCTGGATCAGGACGGCCATCTTCTCCTGCCCTAGAGGGATCTTGTGCTTTCTCTGGTACTCACGGGCCGCCGGATTGTAGGTGGACGCGAAGACCGATTTGATCGCTCTCTCCAGCTCCGCCAATCGGCTGATCCTATCTCCCAGGTTGGCCACGAACCTAGTGGCGTACTTGCCAGCGAAGGACAGTTCTATATCGTCCTCCAGCAGGGAGGACGATCGCACAGCCAGAGGACCGGTCAAAGTATCGAGAGCCCTGTCCAGCTCCCTTGAGATGGAAGGAGGCAGAGGAGATTCCAGTATCTTCCTCTCCAGATCGTCGTAGGAAATCTCGTCAACCAGAGGAAAAACCCCGTTGATCTCCTCGAATTCCTCGAAAACATGGGTCCCGACGGCCAGGGTAATCTCGGGCAGCCTGATCTCGCATCCCAGGCCGTCCTCCGACAACGATTCATGGGCAAAGGCCAGTCCCTTTCCCTTCCCGCCTACGCTTCCTCCTCCTATGATCCATCCTCTTTCTCTGTAATAGGGCGAAGGATCGTAGACACGATAGACCTCCCTGTGGTCCATGGCGTCACCTCCTCTATAAAACTTTAGCAGAAAAGAAAGGCTAAAAAAAGACGACCGTCCAATCCGGAACGATCGTCTTCACAGGACAAAGCCTAAATAACGATGATGACCTGGAACCTCATCAGTGTCTGGGCTGTTCGGTACGGTAGTCATAGACGTACACCGTCAGGTCTTCCTTGGAGCGGCCTGTCTCGTCGCAGGCAACGTCTGTAAGCCTCTCGGTAAGCCTGGATCTCTCCTCCACCGATAGCCCCGGCGCGCTCATCCTTATAACAGTCATAGGGACACCTCCTCGATAGAATACGATATCACTTCATCTCGGTAAAGAATTATAACCCCTCATGGAGGAGATGTAAAGTCATGAAAAAAGCCTCCCGAGGGAGGCTTTTTAATTGGGTTTATCCTTGAACGACCGATTTAAGGGCCTCCATAAGAGGACCGTAATCGGGGGCATCGGTGGCCTCGGAAACTATCTGAAGATAGCGCAACACATCGTTATCGTCCACGATCGCTACCGCTCTGGCCAGAAGACGAAGCTCCTTTATGAGAAGCCCCCAGGATTCCCCGAAGGAAGCGTCTCTGTGGTCCGAAAGGACCTCTACCCTGTCCACGCCGTTGGCAGCACAGAACCGGCCGATGGCGAAGGGCAGATCCATGCTCACGTTCAGGACCACCA
This sequence is a window from Dethiosulfovibrio faecalis. Protein-coding genes within it:
- a CDS encoding PEP/pyruvate-binding domain-containing protein, which codes for MTERESRVERYFSWDPKHDDEFRSMIIGDRSIGGKGRSLLYGIRALRNTGEPDLMSVTMPRALFLGSDVFDDFIESLPERDELISNGTPDRIEGAFLKHPLSEVVVEKVRVFLSDMTDPVVVRSSSIQEDSLKYSFAGKYLSDFLGNFGILDDRTRAVCREIRRVYSRIYFPKALAYRSRHGIGDDSMGIIVMRVSGRWRGDLYYPTIGGVGFSRNYRRWTSRVAMEDGVVRFVFGLGTMSTKREYARTCSLTNPFLRPEGQDSYTILRHSQERFQAISRRLFEGASRERPDTLATLNVNDVWDDVFPWYREEMCQYAQLYRGDEGGGYFTSPNASPSGDRSVSRVCFTFEDFPKRHRKFFERMRRTLSVLEEAMGVPADIEFAYEPREEHLELIQARPLWAGSGVSSEALESIDRERIILKADRMVTNGSFRHIPSLVYVDHAVYGAARDFNDIARAVGAVNDRLKGERFIFVAPGRIGSSNPLLGVPVQYNELSNCCCMVEVGIPKMGYMPELSYGTHFFSDLEVDGVLYMPVFEGYQNNLFRQEWFDETPYEVGPHKAIRIYRGPFSVFTSGERNIGMVVTE
- a CDS encoding Na+/H+ antiporter subunit E; this translates as MSFFKAGALWCSLMVLWISLTGRLDFGFLAVGIAVSTAVFRLVWRTFSPRHEGGRLESPRIGFARLMAFLCFVPCFLWDLLKATWEVSLLALAPKVDLHSGIIRVNSDVPDKSSLVFLANLITLTPGTLTLDADMSRHDLFVHVLDLRGLGTEAVRSDISDLEARIGRLFS
- a CDS encoding PEP/pyruvate-binding domain-containing protein translates to MDHREVYRVYDPSPYYRERGWIIGGGSVGGKGKGLAFAHESLSEDGLGCEIRLPEITLAVGTHVFEEFEEINGVFPLVDEISYDDLERKILESPLPPSISRELDRALDTLTGPLAVRSSSLLEDDIELSFAGKYATRFVANLGDRISRLAELERAIKSVFASTYNPAAREYQRKHKIPLGQEKMAVLIQPLQGKRRGDLFYPEMAITAFSCVFRRPSPRIDKNDGVIRLCFGMGTHTVGRSFARTFYLTNPQLRPEGGNAEQIYLYAQKDFDYVDMNQGLFMTSSLIDGLSQIERYHKMAPAFVEWYDDGMLYWLRTDRSNLRMPMPCFSFTDLPRRCHGFFDRTRRMLAFFEGAMGFPVDVEAVYESEEDLLTLVQLRPLASYMEFGHVDIPDDVPEERIVLKGNRMVTNHVKKGIRRLVYVDPDLYGESGDFAEVARAVGVVNRELEGERYILVGPGRWGSTNPTLGVPVDYSEISNCGCMVEVGIPKRGMIPELSYGTHFFLDLDVDEVLYLPVIEGEHENLFSRGWFEGRPFESGGHPAVRVYEGVFDVYLDGEDEVGVVFDMS
- a CDS encoding tautomerase family protein, translated to MTVIRMSAPGLSVEERSRLTERLTDVACDETGRSKEDLTVYVYDYRTEQPRH
- the tpx gene encoding thiol peroxidase, translated to MERNNVVTMKGNPVTLVGPELKIGDKAPDFTVLDKGLSSKSLSDYTGKIKVLSVTPSLDTPVCDMQAKWFNDEAISLPGDVVVLNVSMDLPFAIGRFCAANGVDRVEVLSDHRDASFGESWGLLIKELRLLARAVAIVDDNDVLRYLQIVSEATDAPDYGPLMEALKSVVQG